A window of the Bradyrhizobium ottawaense genome harbors these coding sequences:
- the cynS gene encoding cyanase, with protein sequence MKREDLTEKLLDIKREKGWSWKHICEKIGGYSEVLITGAILGQMKLTKPQAANAGELFGLSKSETAMLNEVPMRGTGTPMPPTDPLIYRFYEMVMVNGPAWKALIEEEFGDGIMSAIDFDMVMERVANPKGDRVKISMSGKFLPYKYYGASGNVPEYGFKEE encoded by the coding sequence ATGAAACGCGAAGACCTCACTGAAAAGCTGCTCGACATCAAGCGCGAGAAGGGCTGGAGCTGGAAGCACATCTGCGAAAAGATCGGCGGCTATTCCGAGGTGCTGATAACAGGCGCCATTCTCGGCCAGATGAAATTGACAAAACCGCAGGCCGCCAATGCGGGTGAATTGTTCGGGCTGTCGAAATCCGAGACCGCGATGCTGAACGAGGTGCCGATGCGCGGCACCGGCACGCCGATGCCGCCGACCGATCCCTTGATCTACCGCTTCTACGAAATGGTGATGGTCAACGGCCCGGCCTGGAAGGCGCTGATCGAGGAGGAATTCGGCGACGGCATCATGTCGGCGATCGATTTCGACATGGTGATGGAGCGCGTCGCCAATCCGAAGGGCGACCGGGTCAAGATCTCGATGTCCGGAAAATTCCTGCCGTACAAGTATTACGGCGCCAGCGGCAACGTGCCGGAATACGGGTTCAAGGAGGAGTAG
- a CDS encoding ABC transporter ATP-binding protein has product MTDKFISIEGIARRYPGVDGATTTIFENLWLSMGRGEFGCVIGHSGCGKTTVLNILAGLDQPSEGTVIVDGQAIEGTSLDRAVIFQSHALLPWRTVLGNVAYAVTSKWRNWDRAKVKAHAQTFIDLVGLTGSEHKRPSELSGGMKQRVGIARALSITPKIMLMDEPFSALDALTRGTLQDEVRRICLETGQTAFMITHDVDEAIYLADKIFLMTNGPGAVLAEIVENPLPKDRGRIDLHRHPYYYALRNHIVDFLVSRSKTFTATVTNHDPRNVPTVRPGLPDLAIASVGDDSRQASWPGIAGADCVNLSASRPSTSS; this is encoded by the coding sequence ATGACCGACAAGTTCATTTCGATCGAAGGTATCGCGCGGCGCTATCCCGGCGTCGATGGGGCTACCACCACGATCTTCGAAAACCTGTGGCTGTCGATGGGACGCGGCGAATTCGGCTGCGTGATCGGCCATTCCGGCTGCGGCAAGACCACGGTGCTGAACATTCTGGCCGGCCTCGACCAACCGAGCGAAGGCACGGTCATTGTCGACGGGCAGGCGATCGAGGGCACCAGCCTCGACCGTGCCGTCATTTTCCAGAGCCATGCGCTGTTGCCGTGGCGCACGGTGCTCGGCAACGTCGCCTATGCCGTGACCTCGAAATGGCGCAACTGGGACCGCGCCAAAGTGAAGGCCCACGCGCAGACCTTTATCGACCTCGTGGGCCTGACCGGCTCGGAGCACAAGCGCCCATCCGAACTGTCGGGCGGCATGAAGCAGCGCGTCGGCATTGCGCGTGCGCTCTCGATCACGCCAAAAATCATGCTGATGGACGAGCCGTTCTCGGCGCTCGATGCGCTGACCCGCGGGACGCTGCAGGACGAGGTGCGGCGGATTTGTCTGGAGACCGGCCAGACCGCCTTCATGATCACCCACGATGTCGATGAAGCGATCTATCTCGCCGACAAGATCTTCCTCATGACCAATGGCCCCGGTGCCGTGCTGGCCGAGATCGTCGAAAATCCGCTGCCGAAGGACCGCGGCCGCATCGATCTGCACCGCCACCCCTATTACTACGCGCTGCGAAATCATATCGTCGATTTTCTGGTCAGCCGCAGCAAGACCTTTACCGCCACCGTGACCAACCACGACCCCCGCAACGTGCCGACGGTGCGGCCTGGTCTGCCGGATCTGGCGATTGCGTCGGTAGGAGATGATTCAAGGCAGGCGTCATGGCCGGGCATAGCAGGCGCAGACTGCGTAAACTTGTCTGCGTCCCGGCCATCCACGTCTTCCTAG
- the ntrB gene encoding nitrate ABC transporter permease, whose protein sequence is MTFSLRFRAAVVSIALFAAFLGIWHLATRSTSAVATMTPEYAKLMGLTATQGKSAMPGPLDVGAKLWEHLKRPFYDNGPNDKGLGIQLGYSIARVGLGYLLAVIVAIPLGFLIGMSPLINKALDPFIQVLKPISPLAWMPLALYTIKDSSISAIFVIFICSVWPMLLNTAFGVAAVRKEWINVARTLEVGTVRRAFTVILPAAATTILTGMRISIGIAWLVIVAAEMLVGGTGIGYFVWNEWNNLSITNVIIAILLIGVVGMLLDQVLARFTRLVTFPE, encoded by the coding sequence ATGACCTTCTCTCTCCGCTTTCGCGCCGCCGTGGTTTCGATCGCGCTGTTCGCAGCGTTCCTCGGCATCTGGCACCTCGCCACGCGCTCGACGTCGGCTGTTGCCACCATGACGCCGGAATACGCCAAGCTGATGGGGCTGACGGCAACGCAGGGCAAGTCGGCGATGCCGGGTCCGCTCGATGTCGGCGCCAAATTGTGGGAGCACCTCAAGCGGCCGTTTTACGACAATGGCCCGAACGACAAGGGCCTCGGTATCCAGCTCGGCTATTCGATCGCGCGTGTCGGCCTCGGCTATCTGCTGGCGGTGATCGTCGCGATCCCGCTCGGCTTCCTGATCGGCATGTCGCCCTTGATCAACAAGGCGCTCGATCCGTTCATCCAGGTGCTGAAACCGATCTCGCCGCTGGCCTGGATGCCGCTCGCGCTCTACACCATCAAGGATTCCAGCATCTCCGCGATTTTTGTCATCTTCATCTGCTCAGTGTGGCCGATGCTGCTCAACACCGCCTTTGGGGTCGCCGCGGTGCGCAAGGAATGGATCAACGTCGCCCGCACGCTGGAGGTCGGCACCGTCAGGCGCGCCTTCACCGTGATCCTGCCGGCCGCGGCGACGACGATCCTGACCGGCATGCGCATCTCCATCGGGATCGCCTGGCTCGTGATCGTCGCGGCCGAGATGCTGGTCGGCGGCACCGGCATCGGCTACTTCGTCTGGAACGAGTGGAACAACCTCTCGATCACCAACGTCATCATCGCCATCCTGCTGATCGGGGTCGTCGGCATGTTGCTCGACCAGGTGCTGGCGCGCTTCACGCGCCTGGTCACGTTTCCGGAATGA
- a CDS encoding DUF1476 domain-containing protein: MTTFDKREEGFEKKFALDEELKFKAEARRNKLLGQWVAEKLGITGDAATAYAKEVVAADFEEAGDGDVLSKVMGDITAKGVALSEQQIRVKMDELMALAVTQVKAGT, encoded by the coding sequence ATGACCACTTTCGACAAGCGCGAGGAAGGCTTCGAGAAGAAGTTCGCCCTCGACGAGGAGCTGAAATTCAAGGCCGAGGCGCGCCGCAACAAGCTGCTCGGGCAATGGGTGGCTGAAAAGCTCGGAATTACCGGCGATGCCGCCACCGCCTACGCCAAGGAAGTGGTTGCCGCCGATTTCGAGGAAGCCGGCGACGGCGACGTGCTCAGCAAGGTGATGGGCGATATCACGGCCAAGGGCGTCGCCCTCAGCGAGCAGCAGATCCGCGTCAAGATGGACGAGCTGATGGCACTCGCGGTCACGCAGGTGAAGGCGGGGACGTAA